The Alphaproteobacteria bacterium DNA segment GACCCCGTTGAATTGCTGAACCAATTGAACGCCGCATTCGAGGCGTTCAAAACCGAGAACAGCGCCGCCCAAGCCGACCTGCGTAAGGGGCTTGACGTGGTCCGAACCGAGAAAGTGGATCGGATCAATGCCGAAATCAGCGCCTTGCAAAAAGAGCTGGATCGCGTGAATACGGCTATCGCCACGCAGCGTCTGGGAACTCCCGGCGGCGCAGCGCTGGACCCTGCCCAGGCGGCGCATCAAAAAGCCTTTAACCAGTGGTTCCGGAAAGGTGAAGGGGAAGCGGAGCTGCGCGATATGCAAGTCTCCGCTAAGCTGGTCACCGGTTCTGATCCCGATGGCGGTTATGTTGTTCCCGAACAAATGGAAAAGGCTATCGACCGCGTTCTGACCACGGTATCAGCTATGCGTGGCCTGGCCACGGTCATGTCAATTAGCGCGCCCATTTACAGGAAACTCATTAACCAAAGCGGGGCCACTGCCGGATGGGTAGCCGAGGAAGAGTCTCGCCCCGAAACCGTTACGCCCAGACTGTCGGCGTTGGAATTCGGCGTTGCCGAACTCTATGCCCAGCCGGGGGCCACCACCGTTGCGCTGGACGATGCAAGCATGAATCTCGAGCAATGGCTGGCTAACGAAGTGTCTACGGTCTTTGCCGAAAAAGAAGGGGCCGCTTTTATCTCCGGCACCGGTGTCAAGCAACCACGTGGCCTCTTGTCCTATCCGACCGTGGCCAATAGCAGCTATAGCTGGGGCAGCCTTGGTTTTACCATCACCGGCGCGGCGGCGGCGTTCGCCAGTTCCGCTCCTGCCGATGCTCTGATTGATCTCTACCATTCCCTGAAGCAGGGGTACCGTTCAGGCGCGGCTTGGTTGATGTCGGATGTTGTCCTGGCAGCCATTCGCAAAATGAAGGACGGTCAAGGAAACTACTTGTGGGCACCACCCACAATGGCCGATGCGCCCAGCACGATC contains these protein-coding regions:
- a CDS encoding phage major capsid protein, whose translation is MPWPMRSRRPYPPFAQRRAYMSDPVELLNQLNAAFEAFKTENSAAQADLRKGLDVVRTEKVDRINAEISALQKELDRVNTAIATQRLGTPGGAALDPAQAAHQKAFNQWFRKGEGEAELRDMQVSAKLVTGSDPDGGYVVPEQMEKAIDRVLTTVSAMRGLATVMSISAPIYRKLINQSGATAGWVAEEESRPETVTPRLSALEFGVAELYAQPGATTVALDDASMNLEQWLANEVSTVFAEKEGAAFISGTGVKQPRGLLSYPTVANSSYSWGSLGFTITGAAAAFASSAPADALIDLYHSLKQGYRSGAAWLMSDVVLAAIRKMKDGQGNYLWAPPTMADAPSTILGKPVYTDDNMPSQGANAFPVILADFKRSYLILDRVGIRVLRDPFTSKPNVLFYTTKRVGGGIQNFEAIKLLKCST